From a region of the Rathayibacter sp. VKM Ac-2804 genome:
- a CDS encoding D-arabinono-1,4-lactone oxidase has translation MTQRSNWAGTYEYRAADILEPESIDEVQNLVRGNERVRALGTRHSFNALPDTPGALLHLGRIASDPVIDAEASTITVGGATRYGIVASHLHSNGYALHNMGSLPHISVAGAISTGTHGSGDRNANLSSAVSALELVTADGSLRTIRRGEPGFEGVVVGLGAFGVVTRVTLDIQPTFDVRQDAFVDLPWDRVLDDFDAITSSAYSVSLMTHWSSPTVEQLWLKTKVEQGSVADVDATHLGAVAASASLFAVSEGVDSNLNPFGGSVGPWSERLPHFRLDREPSAGDEIQSEYMVPRENIREALVALRAIGERIDEVLLITELRTMAGDDQWLSPASGRDSVGIHFTFKKDRAGVDAVLPAVEGALLPLGARPHWGKHFLATAADIAPLYPHLDEWRTLRSAWDPTDRFASAFVQDRLLG, from the coding sequence ATGACGCAACGGAGCAACTGGGCGGGCACGTACGAGTACCGCGCCGCCGACATCCTCGAGCCGGAGTCGATCGACGAGGTGCAGAACCTCGTCCGCGGGAACGAGCGGGTCCGCGCGCTCGGCACCCGCCACTCCTTCAACGCCCTCCCCGACACTCCGGGGGCGCTGCTGCACCTCGGCCGCATCGCCTCCGACCCGGTGATCGACGCCGAGGCGAGCACGATCACGGTCGGCGGAGCCACCCGCTACGGCATCGTCGCCTCGCACCTGCACAGCAACGGCTACGCCCTGCACAACATGGGCTCGCTCCCGCACATCTCGGTGGCCGGCGCGATCTCGACCGGCACCCACGGCTCGGGCGACCGCAACGCCAACCTCTCCTCCGCCGTCTCGGCGCTCGAGCTGGTCACGGCCGACGGCTCGCTGCGCACGATCCGCCGCGGCGAGCCCGGCTTCGAGGGCGTCGTCGTCGGCCTCGGCGCGTTCGGCGTCGTCACCCGGGTGACCCTCGACATCCAGCCGACCTTCGACGTCCGCCAGGACGCCTTCGTCGACCTGCCCTGGGACCGCGTGCTCGACGACTTCGACGCGATCACCTCCTCCGCCTACAGCGTGAGCCTGATGACGCACTGGTCGAGCCCCACCGTCGAGCAGCTCTGGCTGAAGACCAAGGTCGAGCAGGGCTCGGTCGCCGACGTCGACGCGACGCATCTCGGCGCGGTCGCCGCCTCCGCCTCGCTGTTCGCCGTCTCCGAGGGCGTCGACTCGAACCTCAACCCGTTCGGCGGCTCGGTCGGCCCCTGGTCGGAGCGCCTGCCGCACTTCCGCCTCGACCGCGAGCCGAGCGCCGGCGACGAGATCCAGAGCGAGTACATGGTGCCGCGCGAGAACATCCGCGAGGCGCTCGTGGCCCTGCGCGCGATCGGCGAGCGGATCGACGAGGTCCTGCTGATCACCGAGCTGCGCACCATGGCCGGCGACGACCAGTGGCTCTCCCCCGCCTCCGGTCGCGACAGCGTCGGCATCCACTTCACCTTCAAGAAGGACCGCGCCGGCGTCGACGCCGTGCTGCCCGCCGTCGAGGGCGCGCTGCTCCCGCTCGGCGCCCGTCCGCACTGGGGCAAGCACTTCCTCGCGACCGCCGCCGATATCGCCCCGCTCTACCCGCACCTCGACGAGTGGCGCACCCTCCGCTCCGCCTGGGACCCCACCGACCGCTTCGCCAGCGCCTTCGTCCAGGACCGCCTCCTCGGCTGA
- a CDS encoding ChaB family protein: MPAKEEIPSTIERSDEHAQKLWSAAHDSAVDSYGEGERAHRTAFAALKHEYEKVGDHWERKAESGPSDDRAAQRGPDGDGDTAGGVDANATKAHLLDLAKRLDVSGRSRMTKAELVDALQRANAKQTRRARD; encoded by the coding sequence ATGCCCGCGAAAGAGGAGATCCCGTCGACGATCGAGCGGTCGGACGAGCACGCGCAGAAGCTGTGGTCGGCCGCGCACGACTCGGCCGTCGACAGCTACGGCGAGGGTGAGCGAGCGCACCGAACGGCCTTCGCCGCGCTGAAGCACGAGTACGAGAAGGTCGGCGACCACTGGGAGCGCAAGGCCGAGAGCGGCCCCTCCGACGACCGCGCCGCCCAGCGCGGCCCGGACGGCGACGGCGACACGGCCGGCGGAGTCGACGCGAACGCCACGAAGGCCCACCTCCTCGACCTCGCGAAGCGCCTCGACGTCTCAGGCCGCTCCCGCATGACCAAGGCCGAGCTCGTCGACGCCCTCCAGCGCGCGAACGCGAAGCAGACCCGCCGCGCCCGCGACTGA
- a CDS encoding alpha-amylase family protein produces the protein MRVTDTSDLWWRAAVYYNLDVKTFMDWDDDGVGDLEGLAHRIDYLAELGVSCLWLAPFYSSPGKDNGYDISDFYGVDERYGHHGDVVEVIRTAHDRGMRVIVDLVVNHTSDQHPWFQAARSSPDSPYRDYYVWRDEPPADQPANVFPDVEDGVWFFDEEAGQYYLHNFYRHQPDLNTDNPAVRDEIAKLVGFWLQLGVDGFRVDAVPYLIEPGARDEHEWLRLLRRFISRRSGEAMLLGEVNTTRDEQLAFFGGEDADELSMQFDFIGNQRLYLALAREDATPLVEAIASRPPISVGSQWANFVRNHDELTLSQLTDDEREEVFTAFAPEESQRIHGRGIVRRLPPMLDGDPRRIRMVYSLLFSLPGAPVLYYGEEIGMGENADIPGRSGVRTPMQWTSAANGGFSRTEPGDLLAAPPGGGFGPEHVNAAAQLRDPGSLLAHIKGLAWLYRRSPEIGWGEYTHLPADQSCVFAHRMSASTGTTVAVHSFASSPRTVTITLPDSEPGSRLVDSLGGESQPIGDDGTVTVGVDGYGARWFRVVTEGSRRLV, from the coding sequence ATGAGGGTCACCGACACCAGCGACCTGTGGTGGCGCGCCGCCGTCTACTACAACCTCGACGTCAAGACCTTCATGGACTGGGACGACGACGGCGTCGGCGACCTCGAGGGTCTCGCGCACCGGATCGACTACCTCGCCGAGCTCGGGGTCAGCTGCCTCTGGCTCGCGCCGTTCTACTCCTCGCCCGGCAAGGACAACGGCTACGACATCAGCGACTTCTACGGTGTCGACGAGCGCTACGGCCACCACGGCGACGTCGTCGAGGTGATCCGCACCGCGCACGACCGCGGGATGCGCGTCATCGTCGACCTGGTCGTCAACCACACCAGCGACCAGCACCCGTGGTTCCAGGCGGCGCGATCCTCCCCCGACAGCCCCTACCGCGACTACTACGTCTGGCGCGACGAGCCGCCGGCCGACCAGCCGGCGAACGTCTTCCCGGACGTTGAGGACGGCGTCTGGTTCTTCGACGAGGAGGCCGGGCAGTACTACCTGCACAACTTCTACCGGCACCAGCCGGACCTGAACACCGACAACCCAGCGGTGCGCGACGAGATCGCCAAGCTCGTCGGCTTCTGGCTGCAGCTCGGGGTCGACGGCTTCCGCGTCGACGCGGTGCCCTACCTGATCGAGCCGGGCGCCCGCGACGAGCACGAGTGGCTGCGCCTGCTGCGCCGCTTCATCAGCCGCCGCTCGGGCGAGGCGATGCTCCTCGGCGAGGTGAACACGACCCGCGACGAGCAGCTCGCCTTCTTCGGCGGCGAGGACGCCGACGAGCTGTCGATGCAGTTCGACTTCATCGGCAACCAGCGCCTCTACCTCGCACTCGCCAGGGAGGACGCGACGCCGCTCGTCGAGGCGATCGCGAGCCGCCCGCCGATCTCCGTCGGCAGCCAGTGGGCGAACTTCGTCCGCAATCACGACGAGCTGACCCTCTCGCAGCTCACCGACGACGAGCGCGAGGAGGTCTTCACCGCGTTCGCGCCGGAGGAGTCGCAGCGGATCCACGGCCGCGGCATCGTGCGCCGCCTCCCGCCGATGCTGGACGGCGACCCGCGCCGCATCCGCATGGTGTACAGCCTGCTCTTCTCGCTGCCGGGCGCGCCGGTGCTCTACTACGGCGAGGAGATCGGGATGGGCGAGAACGCCGACATCCCGGGCCGCAGCGGCGTCCGCACGCCGATGCAGTGGACCTCCGCCGCGAACGGCGGCTTCTCGCGCACCGAGCCCGGCGACCTCCTCGCGGCCCCACCCGGCGGCGGCTTCGGCCCGGAGCACGTCAACGCCGCCGCCCAGCTCCGCGACCCCGGCTCGCTGCTCGCGCACATCAAGGGTCTCGCCTGGCTCTACCGCCGCTCGCCCGAGATCGGCTGGGGCGAGTACACCCACCTCCCGGCCGACCAGTCCTGCGTCTTCGCGCACCGAATGTCCGCGTCGACCGGCACGACCGTCGCGGTGCACAGCTTCGCCTCGAGCCCGCGCACGGTGACGATCACGCTCCCCGACTCGGAGCCGGGCTCGCGCCTGGTCGACTCCCTCGGCGGCGAGTCGCAGCCGATCGGCGACGACGGCACGGTCACGGTCGGCGTCGACGGCTACGGCGCCCGATGGTTCCGCGTGGTCACGGAGGGGTCGCGCCGCCTGGTCTGA
- a CDS encoding manganese catalase family protein, producing MFFHRQELQFTSSPSKPDAVFARRFQEVLGGQYGEITVAMQYGFQAWNAHEPGKYRDLLYGIGAEEFGHVEMIAIMIAQLLEKAPVEQSEDAIKKDPVLGAVIGGTDIQAAIVAGAGVRPVDSNGNPWQGSYITASGNLLADFTANANAEMQGRLQVARLYHMTDDHGVRDLLSFLLARDTMHQNQWIAAAAELRAEGAEDLPVPSNFPLSKEERSVSYEYINFSDGAAAAEGSWASGPTPDGKGEFSYRTASPDDGVPMPPPTQPDERFYGTSPKPNIVEKAVGAVKDAVTGK from the coding sequence ATGTTCTTCCACCGTCAAGAGCTCCAGTTCACGTCCTCCCCCTCCAAGCCCGACGCCGTCTTCGCCCGCCGGTTCCAGGAGGTGCTCGGCGGCCAGTACGGCGAGATCACCGTCGCCATGCAGTACGGCTTCCAGGCCTGGAACGCCCACGAGCCGGGCAAGTACCGCGACCTGCTCTACGGCATCGGCGCAGAGGAGTTCGGCCACGTCGAGATGATCGCGATCATGATCGCCCAGCTGCTCGAGAAGGCCCCCGTCGAGCAGTCCGAGGACGCGATCAAGAAGGACCCGGTCCTCGGCGCGGTCATCGGCGGCACCGACATCCAGGCCGCGATCGTCGCCGGCGCGGGCGTGCGCCCCGTCGACAGCAACGGCAACCCCTGGCAGGGCTCGTACATCACGGCGAGCGGCAACCTGCTGGCCGACTTCACCGCCAACGCGAACGCCGAGATGCAGGGCCGCCTGCAGGTGGCGCGGCTGTACCACATGACCGACGACCACGGCGTGCGGGACCTGCTGTCGTTCCTCCTGGCCCGCGACACGATGCACCAGAACCAGTGGATCGCCGCCGCCGCCGAGCTGCGCGCGGAGGGTGCGGAGGACCTGCCGGTGCCGTCGAACTTCCCGCTCTCGAAGGAGGAGCGCTCGGTGTCCTACGAGTACATCAACTTCTCGGACGGCGCCGCCGCCGCCGAGGGCAGCTGGGCGTCCGGACCCACGCCCGACGGCAAGGGCGAGTTCAGCTACCGCACGGCGAGCCCGGACGACGGCGTGCCGATGCCGCCGCCCACCCAGCCGGACGAGCGCTTCTACGGCACCTCGCCGAAGCCGAACATCGTCGAGAAGGCGGTCGGCGCCGTCAAGGACGCGGTGACCGGCAAGTAG
- a CDS encoding aldo/keto reductase produces MDAADTAASITAAPPAHRILASGRRIPAIGAGTFGSDRYDAETVGLAVEHSLRAGFLLLDCATVYGNEPRVGRAIADSGVPRDDLFVMSKIWNDAHEPEAAVASVERSLEDLGLDVLDAVFVHWPFPNHHPPHAETDARDPEARPYEHAAFLRTWAALESLVDRGLVRHLGTSNVTIAKLERILADVRIAPALNEMELHPCFQQPELFRYCLDHGVQPIGYSPLGSPSRPERDRVDGDLVDIEHPAVQAIARERGVHPVVVCLAWAVNRGQIPIPFAVKPEQIEANLAAASLALTAAEQESLRGAERNNRLIKGQVFLWPGSTDWLDLWDADGTIPGWDGYGSPAL; encoded by the coding sequence ATGGACGCCGCCGACACCGCCGCCAGCATCACCGCTGCCCCGCCGGCGCACCGCATCCTCGCGAGCGGCCGCCGCATCCCCGCGATCGGCGCCGGCACCTTCGGCTCCGACCGCTACGACGCCGAGACGGTCGGTCTCGCCGTCGAGCACTCGCTCCGCGCCGGCTTCCTCCTGCTCGACTGCGCCACCGTGTACGGCAACGAGCCGCGCGTCGGCCGGGCGATCGCCGACTCCGGAGTGCCCCGCGACGATCTCTTCGTGATGTCGAAGATCTGGAACGACGCGCACGAGCCCGAGGCCGCCGTCGCCTCGGTCGAGCGCTCGCTCGAGGACCTCGGCCTGGACGTGCTCGACGCCGTCTTCGTGCACTGGCCCTTCCCCAACCACCACCCGCCGCACGCGGAGACCGACGCCCGCGACCCGGAGGCGCGCCCCTACGAGCATGCCGCGTTCCTGCGCACCTGGGCGGCGCTCGAGTCGCTCGTCGACCGCGGTCTCGTCCGGCATCTCGGCACCTCCAACGTCACGATCGCCAAGCTCGAGCGGATCCTCGCCGACGTGCGCATCGCGCCCGCGCTCAACGAGATGGAGCTGCACCCCTGCTTCCAGCAGCCGGAGCTGTTCCGCTACTGCCTCGACCACGGGGTCCAGCCGATCGGGTACTCGCCGCTCGGCTCGCCGTCCCGCCCCGAGCGCGACCGCGTCGACGGCGATCTGGTCGACATCGAGCACCCGGCTGTGCAGGCGATCGCCCGCGAGCGCGGCGTGCACCCGGTCGTCGTCTGCCTCGCCTGGGCCGTCAACCGCGGCCAGATCCCGATCCCGTTCGCGGTGAAGCCCGAGCAGATCGAGGCCAACCTGGCCGCCGCCTCCCTCGCCCTCACCGCCGCCGAGCAGGAGTCGCTGCGCGGTGCCGAGCGCAACAACCGGCTGATCAAGGGGCAGGTCTTCCTCTGGCCGGGCAGCACCGACTGGCTCGACCTGTGGGACGCCGACGGGACGATCCCCGGCTGGGACGGCTACGGCTCCCCCGCCCTCTGA
- a CDS encoding LacI family DNA-binding transcriptional regulator, with protein MATYKDLQRLTGLSLSTISKHYNGLPVRPENAVAIEAAAARLDFRVNGFARGLRSRRSRTVGVLLPALDNEFHLSIIAGLERALRSDGIGVLIGVSLPEPGAAVGLLLEKMVDGIVAVPTAGDVAALRSASEQGTPVVTVDWVDDALATDRVVLDNRAAGASAARHLADHGHRSIAVLGGDPDVSTTRERTAGVLEELASRGLEAPHVELGPLTLDSGVAAMERILARRDRPTAVFASNRELTIGALTALGDSGLRLPADLSIVGFDTVELARVVRPPLTIVVQPTDAIAAEAAALVRARLDGGAEPFETRTLPSRLVAGASVAHLHPST; from the coding sequence ATGGCGACCTACAAGGACCTGCAGCGGCTCACCGGCCTGTCGCTCTCCACGATCTCGAAGCACTACAACGGCCTGCCGGTGCGCCCCGAGAACGCCGTCGCGATCGAGGCGGCGGCCGCGCGGCTCGACTTCCGCGTCAACGGCTTCGCCCGCGGGCTGCGCTCGCGGCGATCCCGCACCGTGGGCGTGCTGCTGCCGGCGCTGGACAACGAGTTCCACCTCTCGATCATCGCCGGGCTCGAGCGGGCCCTGCGGAGCGACGGCATCGGCGTGCTGATCGGCGTCAGCCTGCCCGAGCCGGGCGCCGCCGTCGGGCTGCTGCTGGAGAAGATGGTCGACGGGATCGTCGCCGTCCCGACCGCGGGCGACGTCGCGGCCCTGCGCAGCGCCTCCGAGCAGGGCACCCCCGTCGTCACGGTGGACTGGGTCGACGACGCACTCGCGACCGACCGCGTGGTGCTCGACAACCGCGCGGCCGGCGCCTCCGCCGCCCGGCACCTCGCCGACCACGGCCACCGCTCGATCGCGGTGCTCGGCGGCGATCCGGACGTCTCGACCACCCGCGAGCGCACCGCCGGCGTCCTCGAGGAGCTCGCCTCCCGCGGACTCGAGGCCCCGCACGTCGAACTCGGCCCGCTCACGCTGGACAGCGGCGTCGCGGCGATGGAGCGGATCCTCGCCCGCCGCGACCGGCCGACCGCGGTCTTCGCCAGCAACCGCGAGCTGACGATCGGCGCGCTGACCGCGCTCGGCGACTCCGGTCTCCGCCTCCCCGCCGATCTCTCGATCGTCGGCTTCGACACGGTCGAGCTCGCACGGGTGGTGCGGCCGCCGCTGACCATCGTCGTCCAGCCGACCGACGCGATCGCCGCCGAGGCCGCCGCACTCGTCCGCGCTCGGCTCGACGGCGGCGCCGAGCCCTTCGAGACCCGCACCCTTCCCAGCCGGCTGGTCGCCGGCGCCTCCGTCGCCCACCTCCACCCGAGCACCTAG
- a CDS encoding RbsD/FucU family protein — MLTTTLLHPEILHALARAGHGSRILIADGNYPVGTTLGRNSALVHLNLRPDTLTVDEILEALLTAIVVEEATVMTPAPGLDVPAQDAFRATLDGVPFTSVERHAFYAEARTDDVALTIASGDRRIYANLILTIGVRPGDA, encoded by the coding sequence ATGCTGACCACGACCCTCCTGCACCCCGAGATCCTGCACGCGCTCGCCCGCGCCGGGCACGGCTCCCGCATCCTGATCGCCGACGGCAACTACCCCGTCGGCACCACGCTGGGTCGCAACTCCGCGCTCGTGCACCTCAACCTGCGGCCGGACACGCTCACCGTCGACGAGATCCTCGAGGCCCTGCTCACCGCGATCGTCGTCGAGGAGGCGACCGTGATGACCCCCGCGCCCGGCCTCGACGTGCCCGCGCAGGACGCCTTCCGCGCCACCCTCGACGGCGTCCCCTTCACCTCTGTCGAGCGCCACGCCTTCTACGCCGAGGCCCGCACCGACGACGTCGCCCTCACCATCGCCAGCGGCGACCGCCGCATCTACGCGAACCTCATCCTGACGATCGGCGTCCGCCCCGGCGACGCCTGA
- a CDS encoding hemolysin family protein — protein MDLDTLLNIGLVVLFVLIGGVFAGTEMAIVSLRESQVRAIEAGSERGRRIAELVRNPNTFLSAVQIGVTLAGFFSSAYGASTIAPDLVPPLESLGLSNGAASTVALILMTLVIAYLSLVLGELVPKRLAMQKSVAFTKVLAPPLNTLARLMRPIIWLLSVSTDAVVRLLGADPREKGESVSADEVRDMISSNTEIAEDSRQLLADVFRADDRRVAEVMRPRPDVDFLRGDLPVAEGYAEVLGRPHSRYPVVGENRDDVLGFVHVRDLMAAFPEAGRDGTASRVADITRPILAVPGTTKVLAALRTMRQDGHQIAVVIDEYGGTDGIITLEDLLEELVGEIYDEYDGARQDVDAKAAEQLQDLDGGMILEDLEELLGIELPEGPYETIGGYVLDRIGRVAVVGDTLVVGDHVLRVAETDRYRISRVTLTPQPASEPSAAVDAD, from the coding sequence GTGGATCTGGACACCCTCCTCAACATCGGCCTCGTCGTGCTGTTCGTGCTCATCGGCGGGGTGTTCGCCGGCACCGAGATGGCGATCGTCAGCCTGCGCGAGAGCCAGGTGCGCGCGATCGAGGCGGGCAGCGAGCGGGGCCGGCGCATCGCCGAGCTGGTGCGGAACCCGAACACCTTCCTCTCGGCCGTGCAGATCGGCGTGACGCTCGCCGGCTTCTTCTCCTCCGCGTACGGCGCCTCGACGATCGCGCCGGACCTCGTGCCGCCGCTCGAGTCGCTCGGGCTGTCGAACGGCGCGGCGTCGACGGTCGCGCTGATCCTGATGACCCTCGTCATCGCCTACCTCTCGCTCGTCCTCGGCGAGCTCGTGCCCAAGCGCCTCGCGATGCAGAAGTCGGTCGCGTTCACCAAGGTGCTCGCCCCGCCGCTGAACACGCTCGCCCGCCTGATGCGACCGATCATCTGGCTGCTGTCGGTCTCCACCGACGCCGTCGTCCGACTGCTGGGCGCGGATCCGCGCGAGAAGGGCGAGAGCGTCTCGGCGGACGAGGTGCGCGACATGATCTCGAGCAACACCGAGATCGCCGAGGACAGCCGCCAGCTGCTCGCCGACGTCTTCCGTGCCGACGACCGGCGCGTCGCCGAGGTGATGCGCCCGCGCCCGGACGTCGACTTCCTCCGCGGCGATCTCCCCGTCGCCGAGGGCTACGCGGAGGTGCTCGGCCGGCCGCACTCGCGCTACCCGGTGGTCGGCGAGAACCGCGACGACGTCCTCGGCTTCGTGCACGTGCGCGACCTGATGGCCGCCTTCCCGGAGGCGGGCCGCGACGGCACCGCGAGCCGCGTCGCCGACATCACCCGCCCGATCCTGGCGGTCCCCGGCACGACCAAGGTGCTCGCGGCTCTGCGCACGATGCGGCAGGACGGCCACCAGATCGCGGTCGTCATCGACGAGTACGGCGGGACCGACGGCATCATCACCCTCGAGGACCTGCTCGAGGAGCTCGTCGGCGAGATCTACGACGAGTACGACGGCGCGCGCCAGGACGTCGACGCGAAGGCGGCCGAGCAGCTGCAGGACCTCGACGGCGGCATGATCCTGGAGGACCTGGAGGAGCTGCTCGGCATCGAGCTGCCCGAGGGACCGTACGAGACGATCGGCGGCTACGTGCTCGACCGCATCGGCCGCGTCGCCGTGGTGGGCGACACCCTCGTCGTCGGCGACCACGTGCTCCGCGTCGCCGAGACCGACCGCTACCGGATCTCGCGGGTCACCCTGACGCCTCAGCCCGCGTCGGAGCCGTCCGCGGCGGTCGACGCCGACTGA
- a CDS encoding SMP-30/gluconolactonase/LRE family protein → MIDATPAGTPAYVLSEGPVWDGETGRLTWVDIEAGAVLSAPLTTDGIGAITRSDVGEQVGCALPLGDGRVLVALTRRLAILEVDGSLTRGSALLPEGHRFNDGSIDPQGRLVVGSLTLGESVGDDVLLRLEHDGAVTVLDHDLRLSNGLAWSPDGAVMYSVDTESGVIYRRPYLDGVNGPRETFLEPEEGVFLDGMTVDSEGRLWCSVWGGSGVRVYDSEGRRLEGEGIAIDAPHASSIAFAGEALDIAVVSSASRDLSADERARYPLAGGLWLARPGATGLPAPRWVETRLP, encoded by the coding sequence ATGATCGATGCGACGCCCGCTGGAACGCCCGCCTACGTTTTGAGCGAGGGGCCCGTCTGGGACGGGGAGACCGGCCGGCTCACCTGGGTGGACATCGAGGCGGGGGCCGTGCTGTCCGCGCCGCTGACCACCGACGGGATCGGCGCGATCACGCGCTCGGACGTCGGGGAGCAGGTCGGCTGCGCGCTGCCGCTCGGCGACGGCCGGGTGCTCGTCGCGCTCACCCGCCGCCTCGCGATCCTCGAGGTCGACGGCTCGCTGACCCGCGGCTCCGCGCTGCTGCCCGAGGGGCACCGCTTCAACGACGGCTCCATCGACCCGCAGGGCCGGCTGGTCGTCGGCTCGCTGACGCTGGGCGAGTCGGTCGGCGACGACGTGCTGCTGCGGCTCGAGCACGACGGAGCGGTCACCGTGCTCGACCACGACCTGCGGCTGTCGAACGGCCTCGCCTGGTCGCCCGACGGCGCGGTGATGTACTCGGTCGACACGGAGTCGGGCGTGATCTACCGGCGGCCGTACCTGGACGGGGTGAACGGTCCGCGCGAGACCTTCCTCGAGCCGGAGGAGGGCGTCTTCCTCGACGGCATGACCGTCGACTCCGAGGGCCGGCTGTGGTGCTCGGTCTGGGGCGGGAGCGGCGTGCGCGTCTACGACTCCGAGGGCCGGCGCCTCGAGGGCGAGGGGATCGCGATCGACGCGCCGCACGCCTCCAGCATCGCGTTCGCGGGCGAGGCTCTCGACATCGCCGTGGTGTCGTCCGCCTCGCGCGACCTGTCGGCGGACGAGCGGGCGCGGTACCCGCTCGCGGGTGGACTGTGGCTCGCGCGGCCCGGAGCGACCGGGCTGCCGGCGCCGCGCTGGGTCGAGACACGGCTTCCGTGA
- a CDS encoding MFS transporter, translating to MSTDTEERGPTRSLVPARIDRLPWTRFHWSIVVGLGFSWVLDGLEIQIVASAGFAKEFDLSAAQVGVLGTVYLVGQIVGALIFGRLSDRLGRRKLFILTLVIYLVASGLAGLAPNYLFLAVFRFFAGMGIGGEYAAINSAIDELIPSKYRGRVDIAINGTYWGGAALGSAANLFFLNDELFAENVGWRLGFFLGPILGLAIIYLRRHIPESPRWLMTHGREEEAERTVDEIERRVEAEGGTLEPVDDSQAITVKATESIPFRTIARVLIKQYPKRTLVGATMMITQSFLYNAIFFTYALVLENFYGVEQSAVSYFFFPFAIGNLVGPLVLGHLFDVWGRRKMIFLTYGVSGAVLALSALLFSMDVLTATTQTILWCVSFFFASAGASSAYLTVSEIFPLELRSQAISYFFTLGQIAGAVAPTLYGVLIGDGSDRGPLTVGYFVGAAVMIVGGLVALIFGVDAERRSLESITEPLSTVRD from the coding sequence ATGTCGACCGACACCGAAGAGCGCGGCCCCACCCGGAGCCTCGTCCCCGCCCGCATCGACCGGCTCCCGTGGACGCGGTTCCACTGGTCGATCGTCGTCGGCCTCGGCTTCTCCTGGGTGCTCGACGGCCTCGAGATCCAGATCGTCGCGAGCGCCGGCTTCGCCAAGGAGTTCGACCTCTCGGCCGCGCAGGTCGGCGTGCTCGGCACGGTGTACCTGGTCGGCCAGATCGTCGGCGCGCTGATCTTCGGGCGGCTGAGCGACCGGCTCGGGAGGCGCAAGCTCTTCATCCTGACGCTGGTGATCTACCTGGTCGCGAGCGGCCTGGCCGGGCTCGCGCCGAACTACCTCTTCCTCGCCGTCTTCCGCTTCTTCGCCGGGATGGGCATCGGCGGCGAGTACGCGGCGATCAACTCCGCGATCGACGAGCTGATCCCCTCGAAGTACCGCGGCCGCGTCGACATCGCGATCAACGGGACCTACTGGGGCGGCGCGGCGCTCGGCTCCGCGGCGAACCTCTTCTTCCTCAACGACGAGCTCTTCGCCGAGAACGTCGGCTGGCGCCTCGGCTTCTTCCTCGGGCCGATCCTCGGGCTCGCGATCATCTACCTCCGGCGGCACATCCCCGAGAGCCCGCGCTGGCTGATGACCCACGGCCGCGAGGAGGAGGCGGAGCGGACGGTCGACGAGATCGAGCGCCGCGTCGAAGCGGAGGGCGGCACCCTCGAGCCGGTCGACGACTCGCAGGCGATCACCGTGAAGGCGACCGAGAGCATCCCGTTCCGCACCATCGCGCGGGTTCTGATCAAGCAGTACCCGAAGCGGACGCTGGTCGGCGCGACCATGATGATCACCCAGTCGTTCCTCTACAACGCGATCTTCTTCACCTACGCGCTGGTGCTGGAGAACTTCTACGGGGTGGAGCAGAGCGCCGTCTCGTACTTCTTCTTCCCGTTCGCGATCGGCAACCTCGTCGGTCCGCTGGTGCTCGGCCACCTCTTCGACGTCTGGGGCCGGCGGAAGATGATCTTCCTCACCTACGGCGTCTCCGGGGCAGTGCTCGCGCTGTCGGCGCTGCTGTTCAGCATGGACGTGCTGACCGCGACGACCCAGACGATCCTCTGGTGCGTCTCGTTCTTCTTCGCCTCCGCCGGCGCCTCGAGCGCCTACCTGACGGTCAGCGAGATCTTCCCCCTGGAGCTGCGCAGCCAGGCGATCTCGTACTTCTTCACCCTCGGCCAGATCGCCGGCGCCGTCGCGCCCACCCTCTACGGCGTGCTGATCGGCGACGGCAGCGACCGCGGCCCGCTCACCGTCGGCTACTTCGTCGGCGCGGCGGTGATGATCGTCGGCGGCCTCGTCGCCCTGATCTTCGGCGTCGACGCCGAGCGCCGCAGCCTCGAGAGCATCACCGAGCCCCTCTCCACGGTCCGCGACTGA